A part of Saimiri boliviensis isolate mSaiBol1 chromosome 11, mSaiBol1.pri, whole genome shotgun sequence genomic DNA contains:
- the LOC141580396 gene encoding uncharacterized protein LOC141580396, translating into MDSSLLQEIEKISNFFQRLSEQHTKQAETPDAPEPQCCMPLPAHAEESRHESTQSKTMPPVELTMTSACTNLPGTVPTQDLTVHLLKALEMSLEDLSETPSMGQKVASFDQIKHTAGSQMTYVTDTPKTSPTDCLKTTITTSNMTISSEGSLSSDQTLSESQTQALCGDQMKTLSDDQTLYRDQMTSSSDQTLTDGHTGTSSGDEALSEGQMITSLGLYGGQMITSIDNQTLCGEQTTTSTHNQALYQGQVTTSTDNQTLCGEQTMTSTDNQVLYEGQMTTSTGNQALCGGQMTTSTNNQTLYEGQVTTSTGNQALCGGQMTTSTNNQTLYGGQVTTSTGNQDLYGGQMMTSTDNQALYGGQVTISTDNQALYGGQVTTSTSNQTLYGGEVMTSTDNQALYGGQMMTSTDNQALYGRQMTTSTDNQALYGGQVTISTDNQALCGGQMMTPTDNQALCGGQVTTSTDNQALYGGQMTTSTDNQALYGGQVTISTDNQALYGGQVTTSTSNQTLYGGQVMTSTGNQALYGGQMTTSTDNQALYSGQVTISTGNQALCGGQMTTSTDNQAFYGGQVTISTDNQALCGGQMMTSTDNQALCGGQVTTSTHNQTLYGGQATTSTDNQTLYGGQVTTSTSNQTLYGGQMTTSTSNQTLCGGQVTISTSNPTLYGGQVMTSTGNQALCGGQMTTSTDNQALYGGQVTTSTGNQALCGGQMTTSTDKQTLYVGQVTTSTSNQALYGGQVTTSTGNQALCGGQMTTSTDNQTLYGGQMTTSTSNQTFYGGQVTTSTDNQALCGGQMTTSTDNQALCGGQVTTSNDNQALCGGQMTTSTDNQALCGGQVTTSTDNQALCGGQVTTSTGNQALHGGQVMIYTGNQALCGSNMAIYSDNSTLSGGRMLILQAGNMTTLTGDHSLCGGYMTSCQPSLSYPGFLCFSSSHLIQGQVSEKQKTQSSQFWKNPKISKPFICPHEDCKKSYSKACHLRTHMRKHTGEKPFVCDVEGCTWKFIRSDELSRHKKRHTGERPYLCPVCNKNFARSDHLKQHAKVHNVCPEL; encoded by the exons ATGGATTCCAGTCTCCTCCAGGAAATTGAGAAAATTAGTAATTTTTTCCAGCGTCTCTCTGAGCAACATACAAAACAGGCAGAAACTCCAGATGCACCAGAACCACAGTGCTGTATGCCTCTGCCCGCCCACGCTGAGGAGAGCCGACACGAGTCAACGCAGAGCAAAACCATGCCTCCCGTGGAGCTCACAATGACTTCTGCATGCACTAACCTCCCTGGGACAGTTCCCACCCAGGACTTAACAGTGCACCTTCTTAAAGCCCTTGAGATGTCCCTTGAAGACCTAAGTGAGACTCCTTCCATGGGCCAGAAAGTGGCTTCCTTTGATCAGATAAAACACACAGCCGGTTCTCAGATGACATATGTTACTGACACCCCAAAGACATCACCCACTGATTGCCTGAAGACAACCATCACTACAAGCAACATGACAATCTCCAGTGAAGGTAGCCTAAGCAGTGACCAGACCCTCAGTGAGAGTCAAACACAAGCCCTGTGTGGAGATCAAATGAAGACCCTCAGTGATGACCAGACTCTCTATAGGGACCAGATGACCTCCAGTAGTGACCAGACCCTCACTGATGGCCATACAGGGACTTCCAGTGGCGATGAGGCCCTCTCTGAGGGCCAGATGATAACCAGCCTAGGCCTCTATGGAGGGCAAATGATCACTTCCATTGATAACCAGACCCTCTGTGGGGAGCAGACAACAACCTCCACTCATAACCAGGCCCTCTACCAGGGGCAGGTGACAACCTCCACTGATAACCAA ACCCTCTGTGGGGAGCAGACCATGACCTCTACTGATAACCAGGTCCTCTACGAGGGGCAGATGACGACCTCCACTGGTAACCAGGCCCTCTGTGGGGGACAGATGACAACCTCCACTAATAACCAGACCCTCTACGAGGGGCAGGTGACGACCTCCACTGGTAACCAGGCCCTCTGTGGGGGACAGATGACAACCTCCACTAATAACCAGACCCTCTACGGGGGACAGGTGACGACCTCCACTGGTAACCAGGACCTCTATGGGGGACAGATGATGacctccactgataaccaggccCTCTACGGTGGACAGGTGACAATctccactgataaccaggccCTCTATGGGGGACAGGTGACGACCTCCACTAGTAACCAGACCCTCTACGGGGGAGAGGTGATGacctccactgataaccaggcTCTCTATGGTGGACAG ATGATGacctccactgataaccaggccCTCTATGGGCGACAGATGACGacctccactgataaccaggccCTCTACGGTGGACAGGTGACGATctccactgataaccaggccCTCTGTGGGGGACAGATGATGACCCCCACTGATAACCAGGCCCTCTGCGGGGGACAGGTGACGacctccactgataaccaggccCTCTATGGGGGACAGATGACGacctccactgataaccaggccCTCTACGGTGGACAGGTGACGATctccactgataaccaggccCTCTATGGGGGACAGGTGACGACCTCCACTAGTAACCAGACCCTCTACGGGGGACAGGTGATGACCTCCACCGGTAACCAGGCCCTCTATGGGGGACAGATGACGacctccactgataaccaggccCTCTACAGTGGACAGGTGACGATCTCCACTGGTAACCAGGCCCTCTGTGGGGGACAGATGACAacctccactgataaccaggccTTCTACGGTGGACAGGTGACGATctccactgataaccaggccCTCTGTGGGGGACAGATGATGacctccactgataaccaggccCTCTGTGGGGGACAGGTGACGACCTCCACTCATAACCAGACCCTCTACGGGGGACAGGCGACGACCTCCACTGATAACCAGACCCTCTATGGGGGACAGGTGACGACCTCCACTAGTAACCAGACCCTCTATGGAGGACAGATGACGACCTCCACTAGTAACCAGACCCTCTGTGGGGGACAGGTGACGATCTCCACAAGTAACCCGACCCTCTACGGGGGACAGGTGATGACCTCCACTGGTAACCAGGCCCTCTGTGGGGGACAGATGACGacctccactgataaccaggccCTCTACGGGGGACAGGTGACGACCTCCACTGGTAACCAGGCCCTCTGTGGGGGACAGATGACAACCTCCACTGATAAGCAGACCCTTTACGTGGGACAGGTTACAACCTCCACTAGTAACCAGGCCCTCTACGGGGGACAGGTGACGACCTCCACTGGTAACCAGGCCCTCTGTGGGGGACAGATGACAACCTCCACTGATAACCAGACCCTCTACGGGGGACAGATGACAACCTCGACTAGTAACCAGACCTTCTACGGGGGACAGGTGACGacctccactgataaccaggccCTCTGTGGGGGACAGATGACGacctccactgataaccaggccCTCTGCGGGGGACAGGTGACGACCTCCAATGATAACCAAGCCCTCTGTGGGGGACAGATGACGACTTCCACTGATAACCAGGCCCTCTGCGGGGGACAGGTGACGacctccactgataaccaggccCTCTGCGGGGGACAGGTGACGACCTCCACTGGTAACCAGGCCCTCCACGGGGGACAGGTGATGATCTACACTGGTAACCAGGCCCTCTGTGGAAGCAACATGGCAATATATAGTGACAACTCGACCCTCTCTGGGGGCCGTATGCTGATCCTTCAGGCAGGCAATATGACAACCCTCACTGGTGACCACAGCCTTTGTGGGGGATATATGACATCCTGTCAGCCCTCATTGTCATACCCAGGATTCCTATGCTTTTCAAGTTCCCATTTGATTCAAGGACAAGTCTCAGAAAAGCAGAAGACCCAGAGCAGCCAGTTCTGGAAGAATCCTAAGATTTCGAAGCCCTTCATCTGCCCACATGAGGACTGTAAGAAGTCTTATTCAAAGGCTTGCCACCTCCGAACCCACATGCGTAAGCACACTG GCGAGAAGCCCTTCGTATGTGACGTGGAGGGATGTACGTGGAAATTCATTCGCTCAGATGAGCTCAGCAGACACAAGAAAAGGCACACTGGGGAACGGCCCTACCTGTGTCCAGTTTGCAACAAGAATTTTGCACGATCTGATCACCTGAAGCAACATGCAAAGGTCCACAACGTTTGCCCAGAATTATGA
- the LOC141580442 gene encoding LOW QUALITY PROTEIN: Krueppel-like factor 17 (The sequence of the model RefSeq protein was modified relative to this genomic sequence to represent the inferred CDS: deleted 1 base in 1 codon), whose amino-acid sequence MKRRNIWNWNLSKGKNHLIVSLPKDNESSAPTLNVASSTGSSGVHPSWKHGLPSVQHFPHSTGMLGPPLVSVEVPGHNVDEEGPPFSMVLPEHGVSYCPQASLPPSPVIYSQGVSPPQQETTMFNEPQIMPTVEPNIPGVAGAFSGNLSMHPSGLPVSASTGIPMMSHAGGPTMPYPGLLTAPSDETALASTMPPTEAQAVLLSVAQMLPQQDTHDLGMPPAESQSLLGLGSQNSLVSQPDSQEGPFLPNQPTPAPQATEQDSRPQERTGRGESSEARPYRCNYENCGKAYTKRSHLVSHQRKHTGERPYSCQWEGCQWSFFRSDELRRHFRVHTRYRPYKCDQCNREFMRSDHLRQHQKTHRLGPSDPQANNGEHDGAPAPGP is encoded by the exons ATGAAGAGGAGGAACATATGGAACTGGAATTTGAGCAAGGGTAAAAATCACCTGATTGTCTCTCTCCCCAAGGATAACGAGAGCTCAGCGCCCACCTTGAACGTGGCTTCATCTACTGGAAGCTCTGGAGTGCACCCCTCTTGGAAGCATGGCCTACCAAGCGTTCAGCACTTTCCTCACAGCACAGGGATGCTGGGGCCCCCCTTGGTGTCTGTGGAGGTGCCGGGGCACAATGTGGATGAAGAGGGGCCCCCGTTTAGCATGGTACTGCCTGAGCATGGTGTGAGCTACTGCCCCCAAGCGAGTCTCCCTCCTTCCCCGGTGATTTACAGTCAAGGAGTGTCTCCCCCTCAGCAAGAGACAACGATGTTCAATGAGCCTCAGATAATGCCTACAGTTGAGCCCAATATTCCAGGAGTGGCTGGAGCCTTCAGTGGCAATCTAAGCATGCACCCCAGTGGGCTGCCAGTCTCGGCTTCCACTGGAATCCCAATGATGTCCCATGCTGGGGGCCCTACCATGCCTTACCCTGGCCTCTTGACAGCACCTTCTGATGAAACAGCATTGGCCTCAACCATGCCTCCCACGGAGGCCCAGGCGGTGCTCCTCTCTGTGGCTCAGATGTTGCCCCAACAAGACACCCATGACCTTGGGATGCCCCCAGCTGAGTCCCAGTCACTCCTGGGTTTAGGATCTCAGAACTCTCTTGTGAGTCAGCCAGACTCCCAAGAAGGCCCATTCCTACCGAAT CAGCCCACACCTGCTCCacaggcaacagagcaggactccaggCCTCAGGAAAGGACTGGGAGAGGGGAATCCTCAGAGGCCAGGCCTTACCGCTGCAACTACGAAAACTGTGGAAAAGCTTATACCAAACGCTCCCACCTCGTGAGCCACCAGCGCAAGCACACAG GTGAGAGGCCCTATTCGTGCCAATGGGAAGGTTGTCAGTGGTCTTTCTTCCGTTCTGACGAGCTTAGACGACATTTTCGGGTACACACCAGATATCGACCATATAAATGTGATCAGTGCAACAGAGAGTTCATGCGATCCGACCATCTTAGGCAACACCAGAAGACTCATCGGCTGGGACCCTCAGACCCACAAGCCAACAATGGGGAGCATGACGGTGCTCCTGCTCCTGGTCCTTAG